The following coding sequences are from one Geodermatophilus normandii window:
- the lysA gene encoding diaminopimelate decarboxylase has product MRAHPAGPLHGAFAPPPSAGMPPADLGALDPQVWPRSARRVDGELHLGGKPVTELARAHGTPLFVLDEGDFRGRAADFATAFTGADVHYASKAFLCGQVARWIADDGLHLDACSGNELAVALTAGFPAERIALHGNNKSLVELQLAVDAGIGHVVVDSFDEIDRLVPLALARMEAGGSPVPVLIRTTVGIEAHTHEFIATAHEDQKFGFSLATGDALTAAVRVIREPSLHLAGLHSHIGSQIFDTAGFEAAAHRVVGLLGQVHQATGEVLEELNLGGGFGIAYLPDDDPVTPDDVARRLRAVVAMECAALDLPVPRLAIEPGRAIAGPGTVTLYEIGTIKPVRLGSGGQGAPQVRNYVSVDGGMSDNIRTALYDADYTCVLANRTSDAPPALCRVVGKHCESGDVLVRDLWLPSDVQPGDLLAVAATGAYCWSMASNYNYLLKPPVVAVRDGVATEIVRRQTLSDVFALDAVLAGRPAPSPAIDQPAPEHPVGARS; this is encoded by the coding sequence GTGAGGGCGCACCCGGCGGGGCCGCTGCACGGCGCGTTCGCCCCGCCGCCGTCGGCCGGCATGCCGCCGGCCGACCTCGGCGCCCTCGACCCGCAGGTCTGGCCGCGCTCGGCCCGCCGCGTCGACGGCGAGCTGCACCTGGGCGGCAAGCCGGTCACCGAGCTGGCCCGCGCGCACGGCACCCCGCTGTTCGTGCTCGACGAGGGCGACTTCCGCGGCCGCGCGGCCGACTTCGCCACCGCCTTCACCGGCGCCGACGTGCACTACGCCTCCAAGGCGTTCCTCTGCGGCCAGGTGGCCCGCTGGATCGCCGACGACGGCCTGCACCTGGACGCCTGCAGCGGCAACGAGCTCGCCGTCGCGCTGACCGCGGGCTTCCCCGCCGAGCGGATCGCGCTGCACGGCAACAACAAGTCGCTGGTGGAGCTGCAGCTGGCCGTCGACGCCGGCATCGGCCACGTCGTCGTGGACTCCTTCGACGAGATCGACCGGCTGGTGCCGCTGGCCCTGGCGCGGATGGAGGCCGGGGGCAGCCCGGTCCCGGTGCTGATCCGCACCACGGTCGGCATCGAGGCGCACACCCACGAGTTCATCGCCACCGCGCACGAGGACCAGAAGTTCGGCTTCTCGCTGGCCACCGGCGACGCGCTGACCGCCGCCGTCCGGGTCATCCGCGAGCCGTCGCTGCACCTGGCCGGGCTGCACAGCCACATCGGCTCGCAGATCTTCGACACGGCCGGTTTCGAGGCCGCCGCCCACCGGGTGGTCGGCCTCCTCGGCCAGGTGCACCAGGCCACCGGCGAGGTGCTCGAGGAGCTCAACCTCGGCGGCGGCTTCGGCATCGCCTACCTCCCCGACGACGACCCGGTGACCCCCGACGACGTCGCCCGGCGGCTGCGCGCCGTCGTCGCCATGGAGTGCGCCGCGCTCGACCTGCCGGTCCCGCGGCTGGCGATCGAGCCCGGCCGCGCCATCGCCGGGCCCGGCACGGTCACCCTCTACGAGATCGGCACGATCAAGCCGGTCCGGCTCGGCAGCGGCGGGCAGGGCGCGCCGCAGGTGCGCAACTACGTCTCCGTCGACGGGGGGATGAGCGACAACATCCGCACCGCCCTCTACGACGCCGACTACACCTGCGTGCTGGCCAACCGCACCTCCGACGCCCCGCCGGCGCTGTGCCGCGTCGTCGGCAAGCACTGCGAGAGCGGTGACGTGCTGGTCCGCGACCTGTGGCTGCCCTCGGACGTGCAGCCCGGCGACCTGCTCGCCGTCGCCGCCACCGGCGCCTACTGCTGGTCGATGGCCAGCAACTACAACTACCTGCTCAAGCCGCCGGTGGTGGCCGTGCGGGACGGCGTCGCCACCGAGATCGTGCGGCGTCAGACACTGTCGGACGTGTTCGCACTCGACGCGGTCCTCGCCGGCCGCCCGGCGCCGTCCCCGGCGATCGACCAGCCCGCGCCCGAGCACCCCGTGGGAGCGCGGTCGTGA
- a CDS encoding homoserine dehydrogenase, whose product MTAPLRVALLGCGTVGGAVLRLLDEQAADLAARIGRPVQVAGVAVRRPDRHPEVPADLLTTDAVGLVTRDDVDLVVEVIGGIEPARSLILAAVEAGKSVVSANKALLAEDGVALHAAAAKAGVDLYYEASVAGAIPLLRPLRESLAGDQIRRVVGIVNGTTNYILSRMAETGAGFSEALAEATELGYAEADPTADVDGFDAAAKAAILASLSFHTAVTAADVHREGISAVSATDVARAAEIGCTVKLLAICERVPGEEGDTVAVRVHPAMIPTSHPLAAVGGAFNAVFVEAEAAGQLMFYGQGAGGEPTASAVLGDLVAVARNRVAGAAGAGPTAYAELPARPIAETPTRYHVSLDVADVPGVLATVATAFAEHGVSIATVRQDGHGDAATLVIVTHSAPDAALSSTIAALREVPAVRGVTSVLRVEGLS is encoded by the coding sequence GTGACCGCCCCGCTGCGCGTCGCGCTGCTCGGCTGCGGCACCGTCGGCGGCGCCGTGCTCCGCCTGCTCGACGAGCAGGCCGCCGACCTCGCCGCGCGCATCGGCCGCCCGGTGCAGGTCGCCGGGGTCGCCGTCCGCCGGCCCGACCGGCACCCGGAGGTCCCCGCGGACCTGCTCACCACCGATGCGGTGGGCCTGGTCACCCGCGACGACGTCGACCTGGTCGTCGAGGTCATCGGCGGGATCGAGCCGGCCCGCTCGCTGATCCTGGCGGCGGTCGAGGCCGGGAAGTCCGTGGTCAGCGCCAACAAGGCCCTGCTCGCCGAGGACGGCGTCGCGCTGCACGCCGCGGCCGCCAAGGCCGGCGTCGACCTGTACTACGAGGCGTCGGTGGCCGGCGCGATCCCGCTGCTGCGGCCGCTGCGCGAGTCGCTGGCCGGCGACCAGATCCGCCGCGTCGTCGGCATCGTCAACGGCACCACCAACTACATCCTGTCGCGCATGGCCGAGACCGGCGCCGGGTTCAGCGAGGCGCTGGCCGAGGCCACCGAGCTCGGCTACGCGGAGGCCGACCCGACCGCCGACGTCGACGGGTTCGACGCCGCCGCCAAGGCCGCCATCCTCGCGTCGCTGTCCTTCCACACCGCGGTCACCGCCGCCGACGTGCACCGCGAGGGCATCTCCGCCGTCAGCGCCACCGACGTCGCCCGCGCCGCGGAGATCGGCTGCACGGTCAAGCTGCTGGCCATCTGCGAGCGGGTGCCGGGGGAGGAGGGCGACACCGTCGCCGTCCGCGTGCACCCGGCGATGATCCCGACGTCGCACCCGCTGGCCGCCGTGGGCGGGGCGTTCAACGCCGTCTTCGTCGAGGCCGAGGCCGCCGGGCAGCTGATGTTCTACGGCCAGGGCGCCGGGGGTGAGCCCACCGCCAGCGCCGTCCTCGGCGACCTCGTCGCCGTCGCGCGCAACCGGGTGGCCGGTGCCGCCGGTGCCGGGCCCACCGCCTACGCCGAGCTGCCGGCCCGGCCGATCGCCGAGACGCCGACGCGGTACCACGTCAGCCTCGACGTCGCCGACGTCCCGGGCGTGCTCGCGACGGTGGCCACCGCCTTCGCCGAGCACGGGGTGAGCATCGCCACCGTGCGCCAGGACGGCCACGGCGACGCCGCCACGCTGGTCATCGTCACGCACAGCGCCCCCGACGCCGCGCTGTCGTCGACGATCGCCGCGCTGCGGGAGGTCCCCGCCGTCCGCGGGGTCACGAGCGTGCTGAGGGTGGAGGGTCTGTCATGA
- a CDS encoding PHA/PHB synthase family protein produces the protein MPTVPSPQAVLDRVRRDVERNALRARNGIKLVAGVDRPGVGLTPKDVVWERGRTQLWHYRSDKVRYSPPLLIVFSLISRSYILDLTPGNSFIEQLLDAGFDVYMVDWGEPDERDAQNRLEDYVDDYIPAAIERVREISGADEVNLFGYCFGGDLSLLYAAHHPDAPVRSLSVLATPVDFTKMGPMSDVFRSGGMEVDDVVDEDGNVPPRVVVQGFRTLTPTSEVTRYVTLWERLWNDEYVSAYQAMTGWSDDHIPFPGAAARETVQMLVRDNGMITDRLTVGGDRVHLSDIRLPFLTVRADRDHIVPPDATAPLIDLVGSEDKHELRLSAGHMGLVVGRTAAKTTVPEIIGFLRKRSDESAPGRAAGQEG, from the coding sequence ATGCCGACGGTGCCCAGCCCCCAAGCGGTCCTCGACCGCGTCCGGCGCGACGTGGAGCGCAACGCCCTCCGCGCTCGTAACGGCATCAAGCTCGTCGCGGGGGTCGACCGCCCCGGCGTCGGGCTGACGCCCAAGGACGTCGTCTGGGAGCGGGGCCGCACCCAGCTGTGGCACTACCGCAGCGACAAGGTCAGGTACTCGCCGCCGCTGCTCATCGTGTTCAGCCTGATCAGCCGCAGCTACATCCTCGACCTGACGCCGGGCAACAGCTTCATCGAGCAACTGCTCGACGCGGGGTTCGACGTCTACATGGTCGACTGGGGCGAGCCCGACGAGCGGGACGCGCAGAACCGGCTCGAGGACTACGTCGACGACTACATCCCGGCGGCGATCGAGCGGGTGCGGGAGATCTCCGGCGCCGACGAGGTCAACCTCTTCGGCTACTGCTTCGGCGGCGACCTCTCCCTGCTCTACGCCGCGCACCACCCCGACGCGCCCGTCCGCAGCCTGAGCGTGCTGGCCACCCCCGTCGACTTCACGAAGATGGGGCCGATGTCGGACGTCTTCCGCAGCGGCGGGATGGAGGTCGACGACGTCGTCGACGAGGACGGCAACGTGCCCCCGCGCGTGGTCGTCCAGGGCTTCCGCACCCTCACGCCCACGTCCGAGGTCACCCGCTACGTGACGCTGTGGGAGCGGCTCTGGAACGACGAGTACGTGTCGGCCTACCAGGCGATGACCGGCTGGTCCGACGACCACATCCCGTTCCCCGGCGCCGCCGCGCGCGAGACGGTGCAGATGCTCGTGCGGGACAACGGGATGATCACCGACCGGCTGACCGTGGGCGGTGACCGGGTGCACCTGTCCGACATCCGGCTGCCGTTCCTCACCGTGCGCGCCGACCGGGACCACATCGTGCCGCCGGACGCGACCGCGCCGCTGATCGACCTGGTCGGCTCGGAGGACAAGCACGAGCTGCGGCTCTCCGCCGGCCACATGGGCCTGGTCGTCGGCCGGACGGCGGCCAAGACGACCGTGCCGGAGATCATCGGGTTCCTGCGCAAGCGCAGCGACGAGAGCGCGCCCGGCCGGGCGGCCGGGCAGGAGGGGTGA
- the argS gene encoding arginine--tRNA ligase, with protein MTPEQLRDLVRTAVAAVVERGTLAVAVPDDVLVERPKNPEHGDYATNVALRLAKPAGMPPRAVADLLAEELRAQPGVARVDVAGPGFLNVTLAQGALGQIAVRAVTAGEGYGRTDTLAGQRLNLEFVSANPTGPVHIGGSRWAAVGDAIGRLLQAGGAEVTREYYINDAGAQIDRFARSLQAAAKGEPVPEDGYGGAYIADIAASVVAAVPDVLGRDDEAQVQAFRDTGVALMLDEIRSSMEGFGVDFDVWFSEKSLYDTGAVDKALARLREQGHVYEADGAVWLRTTDFGDDKDRVLVKADGETTYFASDCAYYLDKRARGFDRVVIMLGADHSGYVGRYKALVAATGDDPDTNLEILVGQLVNLLRDGEPVRMSKRAGTIVLLSDLTDAIGVDAARYALARASVDQTIDIDVELWSRKTNDNPVFYVQYAHARISSVLRNAADLGLALGEAGDVDARLLVHDRENDLLRALGEFPRVVTSAAELRAPHRVARYLEELAGTYHRFYDACRVLPRGDEEATPLTTARLWLCAATAVVLRNGLGVLGVSAPERM; from the coding sequence GTGACACCCGAGCAGTTGCGCGACCTCGTCCGGACCGCGGTCGCGGCGGTCGTCGAGCGCGGCACGCTCGCCGTCGCCGTCCCCGACGACGTCCTCGTCGAGCGTCCGAAGAACCCCGAGCACGGCGACTACGCCACCAACGTCGCGCTGCGCCTGGCCAAGCCGGCCGGCATGCCGCCGCGCGCCGTCGCCGACCTGCTGGCCGAGGAGCTGCGGGCGCAGCCGGGCGTGGCGCGGGTCGACGTCGCCGGTCCCGGCTTCCTCAACGTGACCCTCGCCCAGGGCGCGCTCGGGCAGATCGCCGTCCGGGCGGTGACCGCGGGCGAGGGCTACGGCCGCACCGACACCCTGGCCGGGCAGCGCCTCAACCTCGAGTTCGTCTCGGCCAACCCGACCGGCCCGGTGCACATCGGGGGCAGCCGCTGGGCCGCCGTCGGCGACGCGATCGGCCGGCTGCTGCAGGCCGGCGGCGCCGAGGTGACCCGCGAGTACTACATCAACGACGCGGGCGCGCAGATCGACCGGTTCGCCCGCAGCCTCCAGGCCGCCGCGAAGGGCGAGCCGGTGCCCGAGGACGGCTATGGCGGTGCCTACATCGCCGACATCGCCGCGTCCGTCGTGGCGGCCGTGCCCGACGTCCTCGGGCGGGACGACGAAGCCCAGGTGCAGGCCTTCCGGGACACCGGCGTCGCGCTGATGCTCGACGAGATCCGCTCGTCGATGGAGGGCTTCGGCGTCGACTTCGACGTCTGGTTCAGCGAGAAGTCGCTCTACGACACGGGCGCGGTGGACAAGGCGCTGGCCCGGCTGCGCGAGCAGGGGCACGTCTACGAGGCCGACGGCGCGGTGTGGCTGCGCACCACCGACTTCGGCGACGACAAGGACCGCGTGCTGGTCAAGGCCGACGGCGAGACGACCTACTTCGCCTCCGACTGCGCCTACTACCTCGACAAGCGGGCGCGCGGCTTCGACCGGGTCGTGATCATGCTCGGCGCCGACCACTCCGGTTACGTCGGCCGCTACAAGGCGCTGGTGGCCGCCACCGGCGACGACCCCGACACCAACCTCGAGATCCTCGTCGGCCAGCTGGTCAACCTGCTGCGTGACGGCGAGCCGGTCCGGATGAGCAAGCGGGCGGGCACGATCGTGCTGCTGTCCGACCTCACCGACGCGATCGGGGTCGACGCGGCCCGGTACGCCCTCGCACGGGCGTCGGTGGACCAGACGATCGACATCGACGTCGAGCTGTGGAGCCGGAAGACCAACGACAACCCGGTCTTCTACGTCCAGTACGCGCACGCCCGGATCTCCTCCGTGCTGCGCAACGCCGCCGACCTCGGGCTGGCGCTCGGCGAGGCGGGCGACGTCGACGCCAGGCTGCTCGTCCACGACCGCGAGAACGACCTGCTCCGGGCGCTCGGCGAGTTCCCGCGGGTGGTGACCTCGGCCGCCGAGCTGCGGGCGCCGCACCGGGTGGCCCGCTACCTCGAGGAGCTGGCCGGCACCTACCACCGCTTCTACGACGCCTGCCGGGTGCTGCCGCGCGGCGACGAGGAGGCGACCCCGCTGACCACCGCCCGGCTGTGGCTGTGCGCGGCCACCGCGGTGGTGCTGCGCAACGGCCTGGGCGTGCTCGGTGTCTCCGCGCCGGAGCGGATGTGA
- a CDS encoding alpha/beta fold hydrolase has protein sequence MEHTGVRTTRVGDVELAYETFGSAEDTPLLLVMGLATQMIGWPDDFCRMLADRGHFVVRFDNRDIGLSTHLHDAGAPDVLAVMGGDHSRVAYRLADMADDTVGLLDALGIESAHVVGASMGGMIAQVMAIRHPERVRSLTSIMSTTGDPAVGSPAEAAMGVLLAPPATDRDSALQRAVDTYRVIGSPGFEFDEAALRERAGLSFDRAHDPAGVARQLAAILASPDRTADLARVAVPTLVVHGEQDALVNVSGGRATAAAIPGAELLVVDGMGHDLPRAVWPRIVDRIAALADRADGR, from the coding sequence ATGGAGCACACCGGGGTACGGACCACCCGCGTCGGGGACGTCGAGCTGGCCTATGAGACCTTCGGCTCGGCGGAGGACACGCCGCTGCTGCTGGTCATGGGCCTGGCCACGCAGATGATCGGCTGGCCCGACGACTTCTGCCGCATGCTGGCCGACCGCGGCCACTTCGTCGTCCGGTTCGACAACCGTGACATCGGCCTGTCCACCCACCTGCACGACGCCGGCGCGCCCGACGTGCTCGCCGTGATGGGCGGCGACCACTCCCGCGTCGCCTACCGCCTCGCCGACATGGCCGACGACACCGTGGGCCTGCTCGACGCCCTGGGCATCGAGAGCGCGCACGTGGTCGGCGCCTCGATGGGCGGGATGATCGCCCAGGTGATGGCCATCCGGCACCCGGAGCGGGTGCGCAGCCTCACCTCGATCATGTCGACGACGGGCGACCCGGCGGTCGGGTCGCCGGCCGAGGCCGCGATGGGCGTCCTGCTCGCGCCGCCGGCCACCGACCGGGACAGCGCCCTGCAGCGCGCCGTCGACACCTACCGGGTGATCGGCTCCCCCGGCTTCGAGTTCGACGAGGCCGCCCTCCGCGAGCGCGCCGGGCTGTCCTTCGACCGCGCCCACGACCCCGCCGGCGTGGCCCGCCAGCTGGCCGCGATCCTCGCCAGCCCCGACCGCACCGCCGACCTCGCGCGCGTCGCCGTCCCGACGCTGGTCGTGCACGGCGAGCAGGACGCGCTGGTCAACGTCTCCGGCGGCCGGGCCACCGCGGCGGCGATCCCCGGCGCCGAGCTGCTGGTCGTCGACGGCATGGGCCACGACCTGCCGCGTGCGGTGTGGCCGCGGATCGTCGACCGGATCGCCGCGCTGGCCGACCGCGCCGACGGCCGCTGA
- the thrC gene encoding threonine synthase, translating to MTGTLRGAVSPFWPGLIEAYRSRLPVTDSTPVVTLHEGATPLVPAVELSRRTGCEVFLKVEGANPTGSFKDRGMTMAITKAVEEGARAVICASTGNTSASAAAYAARAGIVCAVLVPTGKIALGKLAQALVHGAKLLQVEGNFDDCLALASKLSIDYPVSLVNSVNQYRIEGQKTASFEIVDVLGDAPDVHCLPVGNAGNITAYWQGYREYSDDGPATRRPRMWGFQAAGAAPIVTGKVVEQPSTIATAIRIGNPASWTKALTARDDSGGRIDAVTDREILSAYRLLARSEAVFVEPASAASVAGLLKVAAAGELEPGQRVVCTVTGNGLKDPDWAISGAPAPVTIPVDAAAAAAQLGL from the coding sequence ATGACCGGAACGCTGCGCGGTGCCGTCTCGCCGTTCTGGCCGGGGCTGATCGAGGCCTACCGGTCGCGGCTGCCGGTCACCGACTCGACGCCGGTGGTGACCCTGCACGAGGGCGCCACGCCGCTGGTGCCGGCCGTCGAGCTGTCGCGGCGCACCGGCTGCGAGGTCTTCCTCAAGGTCGAGGGCGCCAACCCGACCGGGTCGTTCAAGGACCGCGGCATGACGATGGCCATCACCAAGGCCGTCGAGGAGGGCGCGCGGGCGGTCATCTGCGCGTCCACCGGCAACACCAGCGCCAGCGCCGCCGCCTACGCCGCGCGCGCCGGGATCGTCTGTGCCGTCCTCGTGCCCACGGGCAAGATCGCGCTGGGCAAGCTCGCGCAGGCGCTCGTGCACGGCGCGAAGCTGCTGCAGGTCGAGGGCAACTTCGACGACTGCCTCGCGCTGGCCAGCAAGCTGTCCATCGACTACCCGGTCAGCCTGGTCAACAGCGTCAACCAGTACCGCATCGAGGGGCAGAAGACCGCCTCCTTCGAGATCGTCGACGTCCTCGGCGACGCCCCCGACGTGCACTGCCTGCCGGTCGGCAACGCCGGCAACATCACCGCCTACTGGCAGGGCTACCGCGAGTACTCCGACGACGGCCCCGCCACGAGGCGGCCGCGGATGTGGGGCTTCCAGGCCGCCGGTGCCGCGCCGATCGTCACGGGCAAGGTGGTCGAGCAGCCGAGCACCATCGCCACGGCCATCCGCATCGGCAACCCGGCGTCGTGGACCAAGGCGCTGACCGCCCGCGACGACTCCGGCGGCCGCATCGACGCCGTCACCGACCGGGAGATCCTGTCGGCCTACCGGCTGCTGGCCCGCAGCGAGGCCGTCTTCGTCGAGCCGGCGTCGGCCGCCTCGGTCGCCGGGCTGCTCAAGGTGGCCGCGGCCGGCGAGCTCGAGCCGGGGCAGCGCGTCGTGTGCACCGTGACCGGCAACGGGCTCAAGGACCCCGACTGGGCCATCTCCGGTGCGCCCGCGCCGGTCACGATCCCCGTCGACGCCGCCGCGGCCGCCGCGCAGCTGGGTCTCTGA
- a CDS encoding DUF3105 domain-containing protein, with the protein MAKDRKPDAGRAGGGSSRSGSGARPVSTTKGAASKGASPRGAAPGRGPAPRNGGRGRTRPPTQVVTQSRPWGLIAAAVAVVVFAAAAITYAVVQVRAADAERVDALDEISGIQSFDYAAGQEHVATPVEYEQSPPVGGPHDGEWADCTGTVYDVDVRHENAVHSMEHGAVWIAYDPDEVTGDDVAKLAELVDGVSGRLLSPYAGLDSAVSLQSWNHQLKVDSVDDPRIEQFADFLTFNGEVEGHYPEIGASCENPTFVADPLVVGDSSRGAGATTTDAPTTPTMGADGSTETPTE; encoded by the coding sequence GTGGCCAAGGACCGCAAGCCCGATGCCGGCCGCGCCGGGGGCGGGTCGAGCCGGTCCGGTTCCGGCGCACGTCCGGTGTCGACGACGAAGGGGGCGGCGTCGAAGGGCGCGTCGCCGAGGGGCGCGGCGCCGGGCCGTGGCCCGGCTCCGCGCAACGGCGGCCGCGGCCGCACCCGCCCGCCGACGCAGGTGGTCACCCAGTCGCGGCCGTGGGGGCTGATCGCCGCCGCCGTCGCCGTCGTGGTGTTCGCCGCCGCGGCCATCACCTACGCCGTGGTGCAGGTGCGGGCGGCCGACGCCGAGCGGGTCGACGCCCTCGACGAGATCTCGGGCATCCAGAGCTTCGACTACGCCGCCGGGCAGGAGCACGTGGCCACCCCGGTCGAGTACGAGCAGTCGCCCCCGGTCGGCGGGCCGCACGACGGCGAGTGGGCCGACTGCACCGGCACCGTCTACGACGTCGACGTCCGGCACGAGAACGCCGTCCACTCGATGGAGCACGGCGCCGTGTGGATCGCCTACGACCCCGACGAGGTCACCGGCGACGACGTCGCGAAGCTCGCCGAGCTGGTCGACGGCGTCTCCGGCCGGCTGCTCTCGCCGTACGCCGGCCTGGACTCCGCCGTCAGCCTGCAGTCCTGGAACCACCAGCTGAAGGTCGACTCCGTCGACGACCCGCGCATCGAGCAGTTCGCCGACTTCCTGACCTTCAACGGCGAGGTCGAGGGCCACTACCCCGAGATCGGCGCGAGCTGCGAGAACCCGACCTTCGTGGCCGACCCGCTCGTCGTCGGCGACAGCAGCCGCGGCGCGGGCGCCACCACCACCGACGCCCCCACCACGCCCACCATGGGCGCCGACGGTTCCACCGAGACCCCCACGGAGTGA
- a CDS encoding GNAT family N-acetyltransferase: protein MDVVELGTAHSDALVRFFQSLPEGDLTFIEEHVTDPDVVRSWATGSGGARRWVALDGEEVAGYVAVRPLTGWSAHVGEVRLVVSPTRRGSGLGRQLARHALVAAVGDGLAKLVVEVVAEQGAALALFTDLGFTGEALLRDQVRDREGNLRDLMVLAHHVDDTWSGMATVGLSDALGEDVS from the coding sequence GTGGACGTCGTCGAGCTCGGGACGGCGCACAGCGACGCGCTGGTGCGCTTCTTCCAGAGCCTCCCCGAGGGGGACCTGACCTTCATCGAGGAGCACGTCACCGATCCCGACGTCGTCCGCTCCTGGGCCACCGGCTCCGGCGGCGCCCGGCGCTGGGTCGCCCTCGACGGCGAGGAGGTCGCCGGTTACGTGGCCGTGCGGCCGCTGACCGGCTGGTCGGCGCACGTCGGCGAGGTGCGCCTGGTCGTCTCCCCCACCCGGCGGGGCTCGGGCCTGGGCCGCCAGCTGGCCCGGCACGCGCTGGTGGCGGCGGTCGGCGACGGGCTGGCGAAGCTGGTGGTGGAGGTCGTCGCCGAGCAGGGTGCGGCGCTGGCCCTGTTCACCGACCTCGGCTTCACCGGGGAGGCGCTGCTGCGCGACCAGGTCCGGGACCGGGAGGGGAACCTGCGCGACCTCATGGTCCTGGCCCACCACGTCGACGACACCTGGTCCGGCATGGCCACCGTCGGCCTCTCGGACGCCCTGGGCGAGGACGTCAGCTGA
- a CDS encoding SDR family NAD(P)-dependent oxidoreductase: MADRTILDMFRLDGKVAVVTGASSGLGVVFARALAEAGADVALGARREEKMAATKEAVEATGRRAITVRTDVAKVEDCQALVDAAMAEFGRVDVLVNNAGIGTAAPATREKPEEFRAVIDVNLNGCYWMAQACGRVMKPGSSIVNISSVLGLTTAGLPQAAYAASKAGLIGLTRDLAQQWTGRKGIRVNALAPGFFASEMTDQYPEGYLDQQMGRVLVGRAGDPMELAAALVFLVSDAGGYVTGTTIPVEGGMLTS; the protein is encoded by the coding sequence GTGGCGGACAGGACGATCCTGGACATGTTCCGGCTCGACGGGAAGGTCGCCGTCGTGACGGGCGCGTCCTCGGGACTGGGCGTGGTCTTCGCCCGGGCGCTGGCCGAGGCCGGCGCCGACGTGGCGCTGGGTGCCCGGCGCGAGGAGAAGATGGCCGCCACGAAGGAGGCCGTCGAGGCCACGGGGCGGCGGGCGATCACGGTGCGCACCGACGTCGCAAAGGTCGAGGACTGCCAGGCGCTGGTCGACGCCGCCATGGCCGAGTTCGGCCGGGTCGACGTCCTGGTGAACAACGCCGGCATCGGCACCGCGGCGCCGGCCACCCGCGAGAAGCCCGAGGAGTTCCGCGCGGTCATCGACGTCAACCTCAACGGCTGCTACTGGATGGCCCAGGCGTGCGGGCGGGTGATGAAGCCGGGCAGCTCGATCGTCAACATCTCCAGCGTGCTGGGGCTGACCACCGCGGGGCTGCCGCAGGCCGCGTACGCGGCGAGCAAGGCCGGCCTGATCGGGCTGACCCGCGACCTCGCCCAGCAGTGGACCGGCCGCAAGGGCATCCGGGTCAACGCGCTGGCGCCGGGCTTCTTCGCCTCGGAGATGACCGACCAGTACCCCGAGGGCTACCTCGACCAGCAGATGGGCCGGGTGCTCGTCGGCCGTGCCGGTGACCCGATGGAGCTGGCCGCGGCGCTGGTGTTCCTGGTCAGTGACGCCGGCGGCTACGTCACCGGGACGACGATCCCGGTCGAGGGCGGCATGCTCACCAGCTGA
- a CDS encoding DUF305 domain-containing protein, producing the protein MTATAVRPEQEAPAPAPRGRGLRAALLAVIAVALVVLGGGLAVGLGIGRAATPTADSVDAGFSRDMALHHRQGVEMANLALERSTDPEVRQLAFDISSTQTNQAGQMEGWLALWGLSRSGGDHMAWMGGGHGGHDTSAMSGDDGALMPGMATEAELANLRSLTGTAFDVEFLRLMIRHHQGGLEMARYEAADGTESAVRTLATSIADTQTAEVTTMVGMLTARGGTPLPAP; encoded by the coding sequence ATGACCGCCACCGCCGTCCGCCCGGAGCAGGAGGCCCCGGCGCCCGCCCCGCGCGGGCGCGGCCTGCGGGCCGCGCTGCTCGCCGTCATCGCCGTCGCGCTGGTGGTGCTCGGCGGCGGGCTGGCGGTGGGGCTGGGCATCGGGCGGGCGGCGACGCCGACGGCCGACTCGGTCGACGCCGGCTTCTCCCGCGACATGGCGCTGCACCACCGGCAGGGCGTGGAGATGGCGAACCTGGCGCTCGAGCGGAGCACCGACCCCGAGGTCCGGCAGCTGGCCTTCGACATCTCCAGCACCCAGACCAACCAGGCCGGGCAGATGGAGGGGTGGCTGGCCCTGTGGGGCCTGTCCCGCTCCGGCGGCGACCACATGGCGTGGATGGGCGGCGGGCACGGCGGGCACGACACGTCCGCGATGTCGGGTGACGACGGTGCGCTGATGCCGGGGATGGCCACCGAGGCGGAGCTGGCGAACCTCCGTTCCCTGACGGGGACGGCGTTCGACGTCGAGTTCCTGCGGCTGATGATCCGCCACCACCAGGGTGGCCTGGAGATGGCGCGGTACGAGGCGGCCGACGGCACCGAGTCGGCGGTGCGGACGCTCGCCACGTCCATCGCCGACACGCAGACCGCCGAGGTGACGACGATGGTCGGCATGCTCACCGCGCGGGGCGGGACGCCGCTGCCGGCTCCCTGA